The window TACGAGAGAAAGATCGTATCCCATAAGGATATACGATCTTTGTCGAAGGCCGACGCCGCCCTGATCTACTGGTCCGACTACTGGGAGCCCATAGGAGCCGACGGAATGCCGGAGCCTTTGGACCTCGTCATGTTCGACTGTGCCGTGAACCACGGCGTGGGAGGGGCTGTAAAGCTTCTACAGGAGGGGCTCAACTCGATATTGAAAGACACAGTCCTCGCAGTCGATGGAGCGATGGGCCCGAGGACTAGGGCGGCGCTGGCGACTCTGAGGAAAGAGGACGCCAGGCTGACGAACGGAAGCGGCGACTTGAAGCCTTATTCTCTTCTTCGCTATCTCTGCCTTGAGGTTTTGATGAACCGTACAAGGCTGTACGATCG is drawn from Dethiosulfovibrio russensis and contains these coding sequences:
- a CDS encoding glycoside hydrolase family 108 protein, with the translated sequence YERKIVSHKDIRSLSKADAALIYWSDYWEPIGADGMPEPLDLVMFDCAVNHGVGGAVKLLQEGLNSILKDTVLAVDGAMGPRTRAALATLRKEDARLTNGSGDLKPYSLLRYLCLEVLMNRTRLYDRLVDRNVSQRKFLRGWIHNRVVKLGKSAGLED